gAGACAGTTATACAGAgactgggagagggggaaggaggtagagagagactggaagaggGGGcgggaggtagagagagagagactgggagagggggagggaggtagagagagactgggagagggggcgggaggtagagagagagagactgggagagggggagggaggtagagagAGACAGTTATACAGAgactgggagagggggagggaggtagagagagagactgggagaggggagggaggtagagagagacagttatagagggggagggaggtacggagagactgggagagggggagggatgtagagagagactggagagggggagggaggtagagagagagagagactgggagagggggagggaggtagagagagactgggagagggggagggagatagagagagacagTTATACAGAgactgggagagggggaaggaggtagaGAGTCAGTTATacagagatggggagggggagggaggtagagagagactgggagagaggtAGAGAGAGACAGTTATacagagatggggagggggagggaggtagagagagagactgggagagggggagggaagtagagagagacagactgggagagggggagggaggtagagagagagagactgggagagggggagggaggtagagagACAGTTATACAGAgactgggagagggggaaggaggtagaGAGACAGTTatacagagagggggagggaggttgagagagagagagactgggagagggggagggaggtagagagAGACAGTTATACAGAGactgggagaggggaaaggaggtaGAGAGACAGTTATACagagatggagagggggaggaggagggaggtagtgagagactgggagagggGGATGGAGGTAGAGGGACAGTTATacagagatggggagggggagggaggtagagagagactgggagagggggagggaggtagagagACAGTTATacagagatggggagggggagggaggtagagagagagagactgggagagggggagggaagtagagggagacagagactgggagagggggagggaggtagagagggggagggaggtattGAGAGACGGGTGCATTGCGGGGTTGCAcacactgctctctctctctctctctctctggtgcttCCTTTATTAAAGTGAATTTGTGTCCAGATTTCACAGCCAGGGACAATCTCGTAGGTGCCAGTGCAGAACATCGGGCCtgaccctcctctccttcccttgcggtttgcacctcccccccctcccccccccccccttcctgatcTGTGGGTTGGGCTTAGTGCGGGCGCTGGGGTTTCAGCGATGGCTGGGAGTCTCCTGCACCGTTATTAAACCCTCAGAAACGTCTGGTGAAAGCGATGCTCGCCCTGCCCTGATGGCGGGATTTCCCAGCCGCAGCCTTCTTGTGCAAAGAGCCGCGTTCAGCTTTTCACAGGCGATGCCCTCTGATTGCCGCTTCtgcttccctctctcctctcgcAGACAGGCATGGCAGCCGACTTCACCGTCAAAGCCCTGGACGCCGTCCTGCGACACAGCAGCAGCCTCCCAGAGGGCACGCCGCAGGTGCGCGGCTACGACTTCAACCAGGGAGTGGACTACAACGCCCTGCTCCAGTCCTACTACACTAGCGGCTTCCAGGCCACTAACTTTGGCAAGGCCATACACGAGATCAACGCCATGGTGAgggtctggggtggggtggggaagggggttgAGCTGAAATACAGAGCTGCCTTGATGCACCGAGGGCAAAGCCGGGACCACCCCGGCTTGTCTCTGCTGAGCCGGATCTCGATGGCTGCCTTGGTGAACATggaactgctttttttttccgTCACTATTAGCCCTGatatgtgggtgacgtcatccggcGGCCTCGAACGGACTccctccaagctagtagagcgttgagttctactgagcatgtgcgggagttccgTTTGGGTGTTGCTTCTTTTCTTCTCGGCCTTCTATGTCCCAGCTGTAACACGGACATGCACTCGGTCTGTTCTTACAAATTTTTCCTCCCATCCGGTTTTTCTATTGCTTCACTGCCCAAGCAGCGTCTCCCAACAGCACTTTTCgatgctgctttaaaaaaaaaaaaaagtaattcctTGAAGAGAGATTTTAGTCTCCTCAGAGACAGGACGTTTTCCCGTCGATGGCAGGGCTGAATTGGCCATGCTGCCACGGGGGACTGTCAGTcgggtccgggaggcggagcttcctaagtgatgtcagagctttgcccTGAGGCCGCGCGTGGTTTCCCGCGCTGataacgactctcctcagtctgtttttccgggccccgggatcgcacgcggagcctCAGTCCTCCTCAGGAAAAtccaaaaaaatagaagaaaaaaacgGAAGAAAATGAAGGAGCAAGGCAAGAAGGACGCTCCCCGACCTTCCGGATTCAAACCCTGCCTGTGCGGGAAGGTCATGTCCACCACAGATGGACATGACCGCTGCTATCGTTGTCTGGGAGCAGACCACCCGCTCGAGTCGTGCCGAGGGCACGCCGACAGAGACGGGAGAAGACCTCGAGGACCGGATCCTATGGCCCCACCATCGGAGGCCCCCTCTTCCCCGGGAGCTATCACGACTGCGCCGTCTTCCCCAGCATCGAGCGGCTTCCATGGAACCTCCAACTGCGAAAAATCGCATGAGAGGTAAAAATCTGGCCTCCGGGAGTCGAGATCCCTCCCGTGAAAAAAAGCCGACGCCGTCCAGAGTCGCATGCGCCGGGGCGGGTAGTGACACATACCCGGGAACCGACCCATGCGTCGAAATCGGCGACGCACGCCCAGTCGACGCAGCGCCGGGTGGACGCGACGCAGGCCACCAAACCTACGGCGCCGGAGGATCCGACGCATCGACCAAGACCTGAGTGGCCCCGGACGCCGACTACGAGACAGGTGCGCCGGACGACGCACCCTCTTCCGACGCACGGAACGACACCGTCGCGGCGCGAAGCAATGGCGCCGACCCACCGAAGCGAGCCGACGAAAACCACGGCGCCGTTGACGCATGACACGACGCCCTCGGCGCCGACACCAGAAACCAGGAATAAAACAACCAAATCTCGTCTGCATTCCCCAGAATACACTGAGACGCAGAAGAAATCCCCTTTTGTACCGCTGGCTatgatatcatggcgatattaagtcagaggtttcaaaagttaaaaagtaattaaaaattaaaaaaaaaaatttaaaatcggctcgtgggttgaaaaccggacgctcagttttgccggcggcCGGTTTcggggctcgagaaccgacgccggccaaattgagcgtcggctgtcaaacccgctgacagccgccgctgctgtcaaaaaaagaggcgctagggacgcgctagtgcccctagagcctctttttactgtgggccctaatttagTTTTAGTGAATCGTGCGCCAAGGAGAGcggaactttactgtatcggcctgagagtgagTTACGAGCTGTCCGTCCACTCTCCACCTTACGGGCGGTTCTTCCACAGTGAAGCTGACCTCCATacgcatccaaaatttctgccaGAAGGAAGTCTCTGCTTCTCACATCAGTCAGTCCAGGGTACTGCTGATGTTCTTCCTGCGGTCACATGTTCACGAGGGTGAGAAGCGTCTCCATGCCTTGTATTGTAAATGAGCTCCGGCCACATtgccaggctgcacagctcaTTTGATCCTTAATCGACCAAGCGTACAAAGTGCACACCTTGCCCATCTGGATAGCTGGACGTATCCAGCACTGCTGTGCATCGGCAGGATTTAATCTTGCCAATTCGGTTAAAGCTTATCGGATCAGAGGCTTGGCCGCCTCTATTGCCCACTTGCGAGAGAAGCACATCTGGAAGACAGCTGCAAGGCTGCCACTTCATCATCGGCGCAAAACTTATCAAGTACAGAGGGTACCTTTTTAGACAAGCGATGTTACATAATATACTCTCTGAGTAGTTTACTTGCCTCGATGGAGTTCAGCTTGCTTTTCAGTAACACTCCACTGCAGCCCTCCggttgggactccccacatgtcatggctaatacAACCTGCTTATCGactgaaaaagcaagttttcttaccgtaacagtgttttccatagatggcaggatgaattagccatgagataCCCGgcctcctccctggagagtcaactacatGGCTAGTTAGCTTGCAAACAGACTGAGGAGGCTCTTGGGGCAACACCTGCGTGTGGGCTCCTGCACGTGCTCAGTAAAGCTCACCTGAGCTAGGAGAGGCGAGCCTGTTCGGTGccgttggatgatgtcacccagctACCATGGCTAGCTCCTAGTGCCGTTTACGGGGAACAGCTCacagtaagcaagcttgctttctTCGCTGTGGTTTCAGATCGAGAAGAAACTGGAGCCTCAAAGCCAGgacgaagaggaggaggaggagaatcccATTAACCTGAACCCGTGTCAGAGGGAGCGGACCGGCTGCACCATATTCCTGGGCTACACCTCCAACATGATCAGCTCTGGCATCCGCGAGTCCATCCGCTACCTGGTGCAGCACAACATGGCAAGCAGCAATTATTGACACATTtgtatttgattatttttttttatttatatttttaattgatttgtatgttttatttatgatTGTTATGGTTTTTTGTTATGCATTGTGATTCGTCGCTAGAGGTGGAATAGAAACGTTCTTAAATATATAAACAGAGAGGTGCTCTGGCCGCAGGCGGCTTCCGTGGACCGAGCTCAGAAATCTCTGAGAAAGATGGCGTCGGcccatattgggggggggggggggggtccttgagATACAGGGGCCACCGACTCAATTGTGCTTTGGTGCCGCTCTAGGTGGACGTCCTGGTGACCACCGCTGGGGGGGTGGAAGAGGACATCATTAAGTGTCTGGCCCCCACCTACCTGGGGGACTTCAGCCTGAAGGGCAGGGAGCTGAGACCCAACGGCATCAACAGGTAAGGTGGCAGGAGgcggctgccccccccccccccctgctgagcaGCAGGAGACAAACCCCGCCCTGTTTTTAATTTCCTCTTCCCTCAGGATCGGGAATCTGCTGGTGCCCAACAACAACTACTGCAAGTTTGAAGATTGGCTGATGCCcatcctggaccagatggttctgGAGCAGAATACGGAGGTGAGGAGCGGGGGTGGTCCCAGCACAGCCAAAACCCCCTTCGTGTGAAGTGGGGGGGGGAATGTTACCAAGACTCCCCCCCCAACACGTAACTGCAAAGTGTTTGCAaactcttttgtttttttttgcatggactTTGGCGGCTGTAAGCTACTGCTTCTTGGGGAAAAGGGGGGGTTGTTCTGAGCCAAGCCCCAGTaaccagcacccccccccccttccctttccctttgcagGGAGTGAAGTGGACGCCGTCGAAGATGATTGCCCGCTTAGGGAAAGAAATAAATAACCCCGACTCGGTGTATTACTGGGCGCAGAAGGTAAGGCTGGGGGGATCCGGGGGCGAGTCGTGGGCCAggattgcagagagagagagaggttatgtGGTGGGATCACACGGCAAGGCCAGCCACGGCCCCTCTTTGACAAGGATCATGGTGAGGAAGAGAAACTGTGTGCcgggggggagagggctggggTGGTGAGGGAAAGGGATGCATGGAAAGCGGGCGTAACCTGGCTTCATAAGGGACCGGTGCATCTCTTGACTCACGCGCTGCCTTCCTGCGGGGCCCTCACGGCCTCTCTTGCTGTCCCCTCACAGAACAATATCCCCGTCTTCAGCCCGGCCTTGACCGACGGCTCCTTGGGGGACATGATCTATTTCCATTCCTACAAGAACCCTGGTCTGGTGCTGGACATCGTGGAGGGTATGTTCCGCCTTCACTTTACCGCTCCGCCCCGCGCGCGCGCTTCACTCTCGGAGGAAACGGACGGGGAAAGCCACCGAGAGAACCTGAGGGGTTGTTTGTATCTTCCTCAGATATTCGACGGCTGAACTGTCAGGCTGTGTTTGCCAGAAAGTCCGGGATGATCATACTGGGCGGCGGCCTGATCAAGCACCACATCGCCAACGCTAACCTCATGGTGAGTGCGCTGGGCCCGGGGACTCCTGCTGGCAGGCCCTGGGACTGCAGCCGCTGCTGTTCGCTTGTATGTTTGGCAGACGTTGGCATTTGGCccatctttccccccccccccccccccccccccccccccgcagataacgttctctctctctctctctctttctttctgtcgCGCACACAGAGGAATGGAGCCGACTTTGCCGTTTACATTAACACAGCCCAGGAGTTTGACGGCTCCGATGCAGGAGCGAGGCCGGACGAGGCAGTGTCCTGGGGGAAGATCCGCATGGATGCCCATCCAGTGAAGGTAGGTGGGTTtcctgggagggggcgggggacTCCCTCTCCTGGTTTATCTTTACACTAATTTGCTGTATCTGGAGAACGGGGATAACACAAGGGAACCGGAGCAGCCTGCGAGATCCAGAAAGGAAGCGGGTGGCCCCTTTTATCGGTTGCCTTTTGCTGCCACAGACGGGCTCCCCTCTCCCCGTGGCCATAGAGAAGCAGGGTTTAGCTGTATTGCTCCGTCACATAGAAGCTTCCTCTCCCTGGAGCCTGCTGAGGGCCGCAACAGGTGCTGCTTTGTAAGACAGTCACGGCGAATAATTATTTACCTTGCATTGCCCTCAGGTCGCAGCAGTGCACGTCCTAAGTCAGGGATTCCTGTCCTTGCTGGCCCTTGGAGATGTGGGGGGGGTGGTGCCTGTCCCTCTCTGTGCTGCAGatgttctgttcctgcctgagcTGCAGGCCGTCTGCCCTCTGCCAGTGCTTCTCACCGTGTTCGGCTTCCTCTCCCAGGTCCATGCCGATGCCTCCCTGGTGTTCCCGCTGCTGGTGGCACAGACGTTCGCGCAGAAGCTCGATGCGTTTGCCGTGGAGAAGAAGCAGGACTGAGCAGGGCCGGGACTCGGCGCGTgcggtgagagaggagagagggatgtCGGACTGGAGGACAGTGTGGGGCCCCCTGTTAGTGCTGGCAGCACCCTCCTGACTGCATGAAACCATCCCCTTCGTCCAGAACTGTGATAGCCGCCTAACAGGATCCCGAGCATTACGGCAAGGCCACTTCCAGCCGAGTGCCCCGTGTGGCAGACGGGCAGGAGCCTCTGGTAACGGTCTCTAGTGGTCCCCCCAGGCGCTGGCCTTGTTCAGCTGTGTGAGTGGCTGCGGTGAGATACAGTGTACAGCTTTTTCCTAGGGAATGGGTGGGGGAGAGTGTTCTTTGTCTttgaattgtaaaaaaaaaaataataataataataatttcagcCTGTTTAGTAGCGGTCTCTCTGTGGActccacccctggggcttgtccCCCCGTCTGGCTGATGCCTGTGGTTTCAGTTACTGCCGCTCCAGGTGTCCCTTCTGTCTCCACCAGGAAGAAATGGAGTGTGTGAGATGGGTGTTTTAAAAGGCAGATCACAAATAAGACAGGAGCTTGGAAGGAGCTGGAACTAGTGCAGGGGACAGGTCCGGGCCGTGCTGGCAGTAACGAGACTGCTGGGGCTCGGAAGGGCTCCCGTCTGGGAAGAGAGGGGCTGGTGGCAGGAGAagtggttcttgcctgctaattttcattcctgtaaatacagaagatcagtccagacccgtggggtttattcatccctgccagcagaggacAAACCTTCGGGACACTGCTGCATAACCAAGAGCGCCACCCGCAGCCCCTcggtactgacctgtacccaagccaagatccAAACAACCTACCCCCCTTATAGCAGGGCTATCGAAAAGCCTAGGATTGGATGCCCCCGAACCGGAGAGCCACCCACCCGAGTACCAACTATGAAACTCCACGGTGTTAACAAGCAACACTGGCGTGGGTCTGTGGATTGATCTGTACTACAGGAACGCAGGTAAGAACCAAGGTTCCttcccctgtacgtacccggcTCAGTCCAGACCCgtgtgggatgtacccaagccaccctacgcCAGTAGAGCCGGTACTGCCGGGAGACGCATCCTCTTGCGCTCAAACATCCAACCAGCGACGTTTGGTCAACGTACGAAGCGAGGACCGCCCGGCGACCCTGCAGATCTCCCGGGGAGTCGTTAACTGACCCTCGGCCCCAGAGGCTGCATGTGCTCGCGTGGCCTGTGGGAGAAGCAGGGCCCTTAACAAACACAGGCCGAGCTAATGGCTGCCTTCAACCGGGTGGGGGTGCTGCACCCCCTCCGGGGCCGCCACTGGCGCGGAGTCGCTGGGATCCCCCTCGATCCAAACCAGCTCATGCGGAACGGGGCCCCCCTTGAATCCTGGATGGACCCCTAGACCTCTTCTTCAGCCTTCATTTACCTGCTTCCCTAGCCAGTGAAGCCTTGTGCAGGAGGAAGACAAATTCAGGGAAAGCCCCCTCCGGCCTCCCGGGAACTGAGCCCGCATCCTCCTCTTTGTTCCACGGCACCGCCGGAGACAGAGATGGGGGTAGTCCCGTCCCCCTCCACCAAAGTGGAAGCGGGCACCTGGGGCCCCGCTGCTGGCCCCAGTCGAGCGGGAGGGCCTCGCGGTCTTCAGACCCTTAGCGGAGGAACCCTGGTCAGCGTGCTTGAGCTCCCTTTCCCTGCGCACAAAACGCCGCAGGCTcgctccctccccgcccccccgtCGGACAGAGAAAACGGCGAAACCAGGGGTGCACCACCTGCTGGAAGACAGAGGCCTGAAAATAAGGTGCCGCGAGATACTGCTGCCAGCAGTGCGCGGCAATAAAAACGGCGTGGGGAAATGCGCGCAGCggaggccacacgcacagcacgGCGCCTTAGAGAATTAATCATCACCGGGGATCTTTCTGCCACTCACACTCCAGCCatttcccccccgccccctgcaCACACCTAATACCTCTGGGGGTTTTGCTCCCGGCGCCGCTGTGCAGGCCACTCATCCGGGCTGCCCCTCTCCGAGCCTGCAAGGAAGCTGCTTTtacctttctttgtttttttttttttaaactaactaaACACCAAAGAACAAAGAGAATAAATAACCCTGACAGGAGGGGACTTCAGGACCCACAGAGGCAGTCAGTCCCTAAGGGGCCCCAGGACTCCCGGCCTATAACCACCAGGGCTATCCAACCCCCGTTCGCCAGGCTCAACCGGAGGAATAGCCCTCCAGGGGAACCTGGCACCTCCGGGGAGCGCTCAGTCTCCACCACTCCAGGTCCGTCAGGACTGCAGCTTTGCACCTCCACCGTCTGCTGcagccagagaaatac
The DNA window shown above is from Rhinatrema bivittatum chromosome 19, aRhiBiv1.1, whole genome shotgun sequence and carries:
- the DHPS gene encoding deoxyhypusine synthase, coding for MAADFTVKALDAVLRHSSSLPEGTPQVRGYDFNQGVDYNALLQSYYTSGFQATNFGKAIHEINAMIEKKLEPQSQDEEEEEENPINLNPCQRERTGCTIFLGYTSNMISSGIRESIRYLVQHNMVDVLVTTAGGVEEDIIKCLAPTYLGDFSLKGRELRPNGINRIGNLLVPNNNYCKFEDWLMPILDQMVLEQNTEGVKWTPSKMIARLGKEINNPDSVYYWAQKNNIPVFSPALTDGSLGDMIYFHSYKNPGLVLDIVEDIRRLNCQAVFARKSGMIILGGGLIKHHIANANLMRNGADFAVYINTAQEFDGSDAGARPDEAVSWGKIRMDAHPVKVHADASLVFPLLVAQTFAQKLDAFAVEKKQD